The DNA region CAATAGCATTTTTCCTATTTTTATGAAAGGCATATCGAGTGTTGATTTCATTTTGTAAACGGTGGATCTACTGACACCAAAATACATAGCTAATTCTCCAGTTGCCATCAATTGATCAGTGTAATTTTCTTCAATCGCTGTCTGTGTTTGTTGAAGTAATTGTTGAAGCAAGACTTCGATTTTTTGTAATCGTTCGTTTATTAACTCAAAAGAATTTTCCATAATTTATTTGATTTAGATTGATTAATTATAATGACTACTCCATTCTGTACCATACTGCCGTCATTGGTTCTCATAACAAAATTAGCAGATATTTGCGACAAAAAGCATTTGTAATAATGTTCTTTAATCCAGAACGCTTACATTTGATTTTTCTTCTTTATTTTAGACCTATGAAGTTCCTTTTTATCTCCGATACGCACTCAAGACACAGAAGACTAACCAGTTTGCCTGAAGCTGATGTAATTATTCATGCCGGAGATATTTCGAAAGTTGGCAAAGAATACGAAGTGGAAGATTTTGTGGACTGGTTTTCTAATCTGAATTATCAGCACAAAATTCTCATTGCCGGGAATCATGATTTCTTTTTTGAAAGGGAAACGAACGAGAATATTCAGCATATTCTGAATGACAATATCATTTACTTGCACAATTCGCAGGTTGAAATTGAAGGAATAAGAATTTGGGGATCTCCCTATACTCCAAGATTTTTCAACTGGGCTTTTAATCTCCACCGGGGAACTGATCTTGAAAAGAATTGGCAACAGATTCCAATTGATACGGATATTTTAGTAACGCATGGTCCACCATTTGGAATTTTAGACCGAACAGTTTCCGGGTTGAATGTCGGTTGTAAAGAGCTGATGAAAAAAGTTAAAGAAGTTCAACCAAAATATCATTTATTCGGGCATATTCACGAAGGCTACGGAATGCTACAAAGTGAAAAAACCACTTTTATCAATGGCAGCGTTTTGAATGAGCGATATGAATTGGTAAACTCACCGATACTGTTTGAATTGGAGAAATAAAGCGGTTTTCAAAATTTTCCAGTTTTTCACTACTTGACAAGTTCTGTTCAAAAAATTTGGGCGTTCAATGACAATGAACAGGTAAAAATATTGAACATTAGTTTAATTTTTATGGTTATTCAGTTTGTCATTAATTTCATTCATCGTTTCAATTAAAACTTGAAAACTGGGGCTTTCGCCGACAATCATATTGACTTGCATGATTCTGTAATCATTTTCCCAATCAGCAATTACATCATCAGGTGGAATAGTGTTGATAAATCCTTTTTTGTGGTTTTCATAATTAATCCATTTGGAGCGATTCATTTTCTCTCTGAAAACAACTATCTTTTCAAAAAGTTCATCATCCTCTAAAGCGTTTTTTCCAAATTCGGTGTGATATAACTGAAATAAGTCGAATAAATGACGGCTCATTCTTTCAGTTCTTATTTTTTCAGTTGGTTTTGAAAACTCCTCGT from Chryseobacterium suipulveris includes:
- a CDS encoding metallophosphatase domain-containing protein, yielding MKFLFISDTHSRHRRLTSLPEADVIIHAGDISKVGKEYEVEDFVDWFSNLNYQHKILIAGNHDFFFERETNENIQHILNDNIIYLHNSQVEIEGIRIWGSPYTPRFFNWAFNLHRGTDLEKNWQQIPIDTDILVTHGPPFGILDRTVSGLNVGCKELMKKVKEVQPKYHLFGHIHEGYGMLQSEKTTFINGSVLNERYELVNSPILFELEK
- a CDS encoding helix-turn-helix domain-containing protein, with the translated sequence MENSFELINERLQKIEVLLQQLLQQTQTAIEENYTDQLMATGELAMYFGVSRSTVYKMKSTLDMPFIKIGKMLLFSRKDIDNWLNNYRSKNNG